The stretch of DNA GTGAATACGAAGTAAAATTGTAGCATGGAGAAGCGTCCTCTGTAATAGACCAGTAACCAAATCGCGCTCAGACCCTGGCAGACCACGAGGCGTTTAATGGGACAATATAGATTGACTTCAATACTACCAGATGACGCAAACTGATTTTCCTTATAGGTCGTAAACCATGGAGTATGTAGCTCATTCTTAGAAGAATTGATTAAAGTTATTAAGCAATTCTTTGCACTTCCCTTGGAAGAAAAGCTCAAGTGCTCTGATGCACAAGAAAAGTTACTAGGATATGGAACTGGTAAGTTTTCGACAGGTGATCAAGCTGCCGACTGGAATGATGGACTCTATCTCATACTCCATCCTGAAGATAAGCGCAGCGTTCAGTTTTACCCTCTCAAGCCTGAGAATTTCTGGTAAATGCATTCACCAATCACTAATAGATAAGTCCGTCAAAAATAAGTTATATTGCATTACTGAAGTTGAAATGATTGCGAATTTGACAGCGGAATGATAAATGAGTATTCAGAAAAGTTGGCAGCCATAGCTGAGGCAACATTCAAGGCAATGGCGCGTTCCCTTGACTTAGACGAAGACTGTTTTGTAAACTGTCAAAGGAAGAAAACCACCATAAAAGGAAGGTTCATATGCTATCCTCCTTGCCCACGGCCTGAACGCGTTCTTGGTGTCAAATCACATTCGGATGGAACTTATCTCACGATTCTTCTACCGGACAATGAAGTCAATGGCCTCCAGGTTCAGAAGGATGAGCATTGGTACAAGGTTCCTGTCATTCCTGGCGCCTTGTTTATCAACTTAGGTGATTTAGGAGAGGTAACAAGTTTGTTCCATATATAATGAAAAAAAATGTGAATTTGGGTTTGATTCAGATGACAATTTCACTTTGTAGGTGATGAGTAATGGAATGTATAAGAGTGTAGTGCATAGAGTGGTGACAAATGCAGAAAAAGGCAGGGTATCAGTGGCCGCGTTTTTTATCCCAGAAGACGGATGTGAAATCGGACCTATAAGTGAATTGGTTAGCAAAGATCATCCCCAGAAGTACAAAAAGTTCGAGATGAGTGAGTTCAGGCGGGTTTATTTTGAGACATTTGCTCAAGGGCTTAGAGCAGTTGATGCACTCAAACTTCACTGAATTCTGGCCTTCATTTCTTACTGATTTGCTGTGTATTTAGTAGGTCACAGGTTCGAATCTACTACCTTTGTATTGTCCATGAAAGTCCTTTCACACAGAAAATAGACACAATGTCTCATCTTAGAACTTCAACGCAAGTCATTATCTGTTCAAAAGTGACACTGACTATTTCTGTTCGAACTTCAATTAGTTTATGATCACTGTATCGGTTCCCCTTCCATATATACTGTCTTTTTTCTTATTGTTTTACTTCGTCTAAACGGTTTTTAGTGATGCGATTACTTAATAATCTAATACTGCCATATTAGAGTCGTCTTAACTCTTATACGATTAGGCAGTATCACGTAATGACGATTGACTACTTGGTGGGTGAGTGGGTGAAGAATATATCCAACCATTAAAGAAAAGGAGTAAACATCAGAAAGTAGATCCCAAGATGCCCAACTCCTATAATAAACAGCACTAATCATATTTATATCGCGATAGTACACCGTAAATCAAAGTGTCACAACATGGCTGCATCATCTGTACTTCCAGGGAAACTAGAACTCCCATCAACTATTCAAGAGTTGACTAAATCTAATACCAACCAAATCCCAGAAAGATATGTTGTTATTAACCCGAACCTGGATCCGAGTTTGGAGTCAAATGGATGTGTTCTTCCATGGATGGACAGTAGTATCATTATTGATCTTCAGCTTCTCTTTGACTTTTCATCTCCTTGTGCTGAAAATGAGCTGCTCAAACTTCGTGATGCCCTTAGTTCATGGGGTTGTTTCCAGGTTTGTTTTACTATTCTAGTAGATATTGAACGGTTTCTTTAACACGTGCCTGAAGGGCATATGTTAATTTTTATCGTTAACACTGGTGTAATAACTAAACTAAGAAAAGTGATGGTGCAGCTAGTGAACCATGGTGTAGCAAGCTCGTTGATGGATCAACTTCATTCCGTTGGCAAGGAATTCTTTGCACTGCCTCTTGAAGAAAAACAGAAGTATTCGAGAACAGCAGAGTGGTTTGAAGGGTATGGATGTGACGTCGTTTCGAAAGATCAGCCTATCAACTGGAATGACAGGTTGCATCTCAGAATTCACCCTCCTCAGCAGAGGAATCTCAAACTTTGGCCAGAAATTGTACCAAATTTCAGGTGATTAAATTAGTAGGATTTACCATTAGCTAATTCTTTTTCTAATAATAAATTGGATCCGTGACAC from Silene latifolia isolate original U9 population chromosome 10, ASM4854445v1, whole genome shotgun sequence encodes:
- the LOC141606083 gene encoding protein SRG1-like — protein: MENKNQLLTQLNTQKNHSESQVSILHSTKKMLQSKMAEPATQIQQGIASNLVEEIAKNGEEIPDKFIHKDGFPGAIIDPDIWKHSLLIDFSVLTSSTPASAVELAKLRYALCHWGCFQVVNHGVCSSFLEELIKVIKQFFALPLEEKLKCSDAQEKLLGYGTGKFSTGDQAADWNDGLYLILHPEDKRSVQFYPLKPENFCGMINEYSEKLAAIAEATFKAMARSLDLDEDCFVNCQRKKTTIKGRFICYPPCPRPERVLGVKSHSDGTYLTILLPDNEVNGLQVQKDEHWYKVPVIPGALFINLGDLGEVMSNGMYKSVVHRVVTNAEKGRVSVAAFFIPEDGCEIGPISELVSKDHPQKYKKFEMSEFRRVYFETFAQGLRAVDALKLH